The DNA sequence TCGATGAATTTCTGTTTCCGGTCGGCAGGAATCTCATCCAGACTGATGCCGTGATTACTAGCCCTGCATACACAGAGACAGGTTAATGCAGaaacactggacactacagtccattaacactgcactgagagagaggggttaatacagacacactggacactacagtacattaacactgcactgagagagaggggttaatacggacacactggacactacagtccattaacactgcactgagagagaggggttaatacagacacactggacactacagtacattaacactgcactgggagagaggggttaatacagacacactggacactacagtacattaacactgcactgagagagaggggttaatacagacacactggacactacagtacattaacactgcactgaaagagagaggggttaatacagacacactggacactacagtccattaacactgcactgagagagaggggttaatacagacacactggacactatagtacattaacactgcactgagagagaggggttaatacagacacactgtacactacagtacattaacactgcactgagagagagaggggttaatacagacacactagacactacagtccattaacactgcactgagagagaggggttaatacagacacactggacactacagtacattaacactgcactgagagagaggggttaatacagacacactggacactacagtccattaacactgcactgagagagaggggttaatacagacacactggacactacagtccattaacactgcactgaaagagagaggggttaatacagacacactggacactacagtacattaacactgcactgagagagaggggttaatacagacacactggacactacagtacattaacactgcactgaaagagagaggggttaatacagacacactggacactacagtacattaacactgcactgagagagaggggttaatacagacacactggacactacagtccattaacactgcactgaaagagagaggggttaatacagacacactggacactacagtccattaacactgcactgagagagaggggttaatacagacacactaaacactacagtacattaacactgcactgagagagaggggttaatacagacacactggacactacagtacattaacactgcactgagagagaggggttaatacagacacactggacactacagtccattaacactgcactgagagagaggggttaatacagacacactggacactacagcacattaacactgcactgagagagaggggttaatacagacacactggacactacagcacattaacactgcactgagagagagaggggttaatacagacacactggacactacagcacattaacactgcactgagagagaggggttaatacagacacactaaacactacagtacattaacactgcactgagagagaggggttaatacagacacactggacactacagtacattaacactgcactgagagagaggagttcatacagacacactggacatcaacacagagagtcaggtgTCTTACCCTGGTACAATGTCAGGCGGGATGGGAAGGGGTTTGGTGAATCCTTCTCTCCCAACCAACCAGTATGTGTACTCAACACCTTTGCCCTACAGGAACACAGGCCCAGTACCTCAGATCCAGTTTACCACATGTCTGCCAGTCACACGCTCACACCACCACAGATGACTACACTTCCTATTCCAATGTGCTCTTTATTATGGATACTACAGTGAGCCCTGAGGAAAGAGATGGCTGAGGCTGCGATCAGGATACCGATCGGTATTGATTGACCGCAGTGCCCGGTACCTTGAGTTCGGTCTTGCCCCTGACCTCCAGCCTGTACCCCATCTCCAGACTCTGCAGGATGCTGACGGTGCTCTGGTTCACATGGATTCTGTAAGCTGAGGAAGAGAGAACACAGCTGTGTCCGAGGCTGCAGGCACACAGGTGCAGAAACCTGCCCTGGGCACATACAGTGGAGGCCGCTTCTAGCAACTTGTTGCTTCAACTTCCACGCAACACCAGGCAATGTTCAATGCACAAGGGCTGTTGCTACAAACAGAGTTAGCCTCTCAAGAATACtactatcattattatttttgaataataataatagttattacattaatattgaaattgaaatttcaGAGAGGggtagagggagagagagagtggcaGAGATGCAGGACAAGGAGAGGATGGGGAGAAAGACAGGGTGAGACGGGTGGACAGAGAGATCAGGGCTGGTGAGCCAGAGGATGAGGTAGTAATCTGTGCAGATTGTTGGCTAATTCAGATGAGAGAATTAGAGGATTAGATTGATTCTCAGAGCTGTAAATCTCTCTGAGCCGACCTCATCCACATAACTGCAATACTGCTGTTCCCCTccctgtattaacctctctctctcagtgcagtgttaatgtactgtagtgtccagtgtgtctgtattaaaccctctctctcagtgcagtgttaatgtactgtagtgtccagtgtgtctgtattaacccctctctctctcagtgcagtgttaatggactgtagtgtccagtgtgtctgtattaaaccctctctctcagtgcagtgttaatgtactgtagtgtccagtgtgtctgtattaacccctctctctctcagtgcagtgttaatgtactgtagtgtccagtgtgtctgtattaactcctctctctcagtgcagtgttaatgtactgtagtgtccagtgtgtctgtattaacccctctctctcagtgcagtgttaatgtactgtagtgtacagtgtgtctgtattaacccctccctcagtgcagtgttaatgtactgtagtgtccagtgtgtctgtattaacccctctctctcagtgcagtgttaatgtactgtagtgtccagtgtgtctatattaacccctctctctcagtgcagtgttaatgtactgtagtgtccagtgtgtctgtattaacccctctctctctcagtgcagtgttaatggactgtagtgtccagtgtgtctgtattaacccctctctctcagtgcagtgttaatggactgtagtgtccagtgtgtctgtattaacccctccctcagtgcagtgttaatgtactgtagtgtccagtgtgtctgtattaacccctctctctcagtgcagtgttaatgtactgtagtgtccagtgtgtctatattaacccctctctctcagtgcagtgttaatgtactgtagtgtccagtgtgtctatattaaccccaatctctctgtgcagtgttaatgtactgtagtgtccagtgtgtctgtattaacccatctctaagtgcagtgttaatgtactgtctaGTTTGTCTATATTAACTCCTTTCTCTTTGTTATGGAAACCCTACGTATGAGCCCTGTGGCAATGACGTCTTTGACTGGTGTTTTGTAATTGTATTCTAAGCTCTGTCTCTGATGATAAAGGACTTTTAAGTGGTTAAATAAATCAGGCTGCTGTAATCAAAGCTGGTCTGTTTCCAACTGGATTAGTCTGGCCTCACCCCAGTCCACACGCGTCACTCTCCACTCCCAGCTTCCGGGATAAGAGATTGCTGAACCATCTCTTTCCATCTGCCTTCCTCTTCTCTTTGTTTCACCCCACTATCTCTCTGTCCTTGTCTTTCTCTCTTGCCCTCCTGTGGCCCCGCCCACCTCTAcatctcctgccccctctctctcatGTGGCCCCGCCCACCTCTAcatctcctgccccctctctcctgtgGCCCCGCCCACCTCTAcatctcctgccccctctctcctgtgGCCCCGCCCACCTCTAcatctcctgccccctctctcctgtgGCCCCGCCCACCTCTAcatctcctgccccctctctcctgtgGCCCCGCCCACCTCTTCACCCTTTATCATGTGGCCCCGCACAGCTCTTCACCCCctgccctcctctctctcctgtggccCCGCACAGCTCTTCACCCCctgccctcctctctctcctgtggccCCGCACAGCTCTTCACCCCctgccctcctctctctcctgtggccCCGCCCAACTCTTCACCCCctgccctcctctctctcctgtggccCCGCCCAACTCTTCACCCCctgccctcctctctctcctgtggccCCGCCCAACTCTTCACCCCctgccctcctctctctcctgtggccCCGCCCAACTCTTCACCCCctgccctcctctctctcctgtggccCCGCCCAACTCTTCACCCCctgccctcctctctctcctgtggccCCGCCCAGCTCTTCACCCCCTGCCCTCCTCTGTGCAGTGGGATACTGCTGTGTTGTTGTTTGTACTCACGCAGCCCCGTCGACTCCATGCGGGAGGCGGTGTTGACTGTGTCTCCAAACAGGCAGTATCTGGGCATGGTGAGGCCAACCACCCCGGCCACACAGGGACCTGCataggcacacacagacagacatgcacagacacgcacacacagacacgtgcAGACATACAGACATGCACagatagacacacagacacgcacacacagacacgtgcAGACATACAGACATGCAcagatagacacacacacagacacgcgcAGACATACAGACATGCACAGATAGACACAGACAGATaagcacacacagacgcgcagACAGACAtgtgcagacagacagacatgcACAGATAGACACAGAccaacacgcacacacagacacgcacagacaTACAGACATGCATAgatagacacagacagacacgcacacacagacacgcgcagacagacagacatgcacacacacagacacaggcacacacagagacagaaagaCAAATACACACTGATTAAAGATCAAAGGCTTTTTTGTAGCTCATCGCTCCTGGGGCTACATGTGTATTAGTTTGAACTCTCCAGCCTTGATCTGATCTTTACAACACAGTAACACCTGCAGCCCGCTGCTGATGCAGTCAAAGGGAATACAGGAATCAAGATGGGAGCTGCTGCACTGACGCCTTTGAGTGATTCCTGCAAAATTCCGATATCCGTATGGAATCTCCTGGACTCGGGGAAAAAGAAGTACAATCCAACTGTGTTAGACTCGTGTGATGTCTTTCAAGACACTGGCAAAACAATTCCTGCGAGACTGCTTCTGCCAGAGACTGGAAATGGGATTAAAGTCTGGGAACAGGGAATATTTAGCGAACTActgctgtgtgttgtgtttcAGGGTATCTGGCCACAGCTCGGTGATTCTGTGTCAGGGTGAGTGGAGTGGGTGCCCAGGCCACTCAGGAGCGCCCCCTGTCTGGAGCAGGAGCGCGCGTGCTCACCGGAGTGCAGGCCTATCCGGATCTTGACCTTGACGTCCGGCATGTGTCTCATCCGGAAGGCCCCAATGCAGTGCAGGATGTCCAGGGACATGTTGGAGATCTCGGCCGCGTGGCGGTTCCCGTTGCGGTTGGGCACACCTGACGCCACCATGTAGGCGTCGCCGATGGTCTCCACCTGTCCACCGAACACACACTGTGACTGTGCTGAAGATCACATGAAGCTACTCCCTCTCTCCCACCTCTCCTAAACTCCTCCACTCCTTAACCCAAACACTCCTACCCTCTCTCTAACTCTCCACACActtccaggctgtggtcactgagcctgtcctctctggacagccaggtcagtCTGTGTCCAGAGTCTGtgcccaggctgtggtcactgagcctgtcctctctggacagccaggtctgcctgtgtccagttcctgtgtccaggctgtggtcactgagcctgtcctctctggacagccaggtctgcctatGTCCAGTGTCTATGTGTTCGCTGCGCCTGTAGTCTCTGGACAGTCAAGTCTCCCTGTGTCCACTGtctatgtccagggtgtggtcTCTGAGCCTGTACCTCATGTGGTCTGTTTGTCCGTGCTGTCTCTCACCCTGGTCAGACACTGGGTCAGTGTGTACTGTCACTCAGAGCTCGGCCccacctgtccctctctctgcctCACCTTGTACACATCGTGGGAGCCGATGATGGCGTCGAACAGCGTGTAGAGGTCATTGAGCAGGTCGACCACCTCGATGGGCTCGCTGAGCGCGGAGATAGTGGTGAACCCCACGATGTCGCTGAAGTACAGTGTGACCTCGTTGAAGTACTCTGGCTCCACTGGGGTACCGGTCTTCAGAGCATTGGCAACtgaactgagagagaggagagagggaggctgATGAGACATGAAGAGAGAGCAGAGTACGCATcctccggagagagagagaagagggaggagagaggagagagaggagaggggagagggaggtgagagaggagagagaggagagggaggagaggggagagagaggagagggaggtgagagaggagagggaggagaggggagagggaggtgagagaggagagagaggagatggaggagaggggagaggagagaggagaggggagagggaggtgagagaggagagagaggagagggaggtgagagaggagagagaggagagaggagagagaggagagggaggtgagagaggagagggaggagaggggagagggaggtgagagaggagagggaggagaggggagagggaggtgagagaggagagagaggagatggaggagaggggagaggagagaggagaggggagagggaggtgagagaggagagagatgggaTGGGGGAAGGAGGACAGACAGAAAGTAAGACATGACAATGCACTCAGACTGGCAGACGCACTCAGActctcagacagacagacaggctgacAGTCTCTCAGACAGTCAGACAGTCAGACAGACAGTCTCTCAGACTGGCAGTCTCTCACACAGACAGACGGGCAGTCTCTCAGACAGACAGTCtctcacacagacagacagacagtctCTTACACAGATAGTCTCTCAGaccggcagacagacagacagtcagacagacagacaggcagtctctcagacagacagacagtctCTCACACAGACAGACGGGCAGTctctcagacagacagacagtctctcacagagacagacagacagacagacagcgtGACTCACGGGGGGAGCATCTGTGTGAGCAGGCGGTCGGTCTTCTGCTTCTCCACCTCCAGCTCCTCGGTCCTCTCGCGGATCAGGTCctccaggttgctgctgtactGCTCCAGCATGCGCAGCATCGAGTCGATGATGTTGGTCTTCTTGCCCTTGTTGATGTTCTTGAACTGCGGGGGGTCAGAGAGGTCTCAGACTGGAGGGGTCTTCTGAGTCTCTCACTGGCCCTCGGATCCCCAGAACCTCACTCCAGCGTTCCTGCTTCAGTAGCAAAGCTGGGCTGCCAGCCGTGAGCCCTGGGGTACCCCAGGGAACCCCAAGCTCTCGTCTATCGTGAAGGGCAGCCGGTCACATCGGGGTCTGACCTCACCTCACTTCTGGGCTGTGGATCTCCCACCTCCAAACCTCCCCTAGTGTTCCCATAACCCTGAAATTCCCATAACCCAGAGGGCAAAGACACACTGAGAAACTGATGAGCCTGCCTGAAAATGAGTGAATGAGGATTTGTTGAGTCCTACCTCTGTAACTGCTGACTGACGTACTGCaggcagagggacagacaggcaggcagggggacagagggacagacaggcagggggacagagggacaggcagGCAGACGGGTAGATctacagatggacagacaggcaggcagacggacagacaggcagatggacagacagacaggtaggcaggcagagggacagatggacagacagacaggcagaggggTAGAttgacagacggacagacagacaggcagacagatagGGACAGATAGGCAGGCAGAtgcacagacaggcaggcagacagatggacagactgGCAGACAGACGCACAGACAGGCAGGCGTatggacagacaggcagacagatggacagactggcagacagatggacagacaggcaggcgtatggacagacaggcagacagatggacagactggcagacagatggacagacaggcaggcagatggacagacaggcagacggatggacagatggacagacaggcaggcggATGGACAGGTAGACACGCAggcagacagatggacagacaggcgGGCGGACGGACAGGGAGACTCCTGACCTGGTCGAAGATCTGCTCGAAGTTGGGCCGCCTCTCGGGCTGCTCGCTCCAGCACTGCTTCATGATCTGAATACACTCCATCGGCGCCTGGTCCACCGACACCGAGGGCCGGCACAGAGGGGGGGGCCTGCGCACCTTCTTAATGATCTCTGAGCACACAGGCCGGCAGGCCGGAGAGAGACAGGCACTCAGGCGGGGGGAGagtcagacacacagagagatagACAGGCACAGAGATACAgagtcagacagacacagacacacagagagacagacaggcacagagatacagagtcagacagacacagacacacagagagacagacaggcacagagatacagagtcagacagacacagacacacagagagacagagaggcacaaAGATACAGAGTCAGAgccgacacacagacagacagagagacagacaggcacagagaTAAAGAGTCAGAAAGACACAGACAGTCAGAGCAGACAGAAACACAGTcagagcagacagacacagacagtcagagaggcagacaggcagggggacaGACAGGCGGGCTCACCCTCCGAGGGCATGTCCAGCATGCAGTAGGGGGTGCTGCGGCAGATGACCTCTTGCATGATGATGGAGAAGCTGTAGACGTCACCCCGAAACGTGCCCTTCCGCTCCAGACTGGAGTCCCTGAGCAGCTCCGGGGCAGTCCAGAACAGGTCTGTGTGGACAGAGGaaacaggagagagggagaggaggggagtggggcagagaggagacaggagacaggagagagggagtgggagtggagcagagagaggagacaggagagagggagaggagtgggagtgggagtggagcagagagaggagacaggagagagggagtgggagtggagcagagagaggagacaggagagaaggAGTGGGAGtggagcagagagaggagacaggagagggggagtgggagtggagcagagagaggagacaggagagagggagtgggagtggagcagagagaggagacaggagagagggagtgggagtggagcagagagagaagacaggagagagggagtgggagtggagcagagagaggagacaggagagagggagtgggagtggagcagagagagaagacaggagagagggagtgggagtggagcagagagaggagacaggagagagggagtgggagtggagcagagagaggagacaggagagggggagtgggagtggagcagagagaggagacaggagagggggagtgggagtggagcagagagaggagacaggagagggggagtgggagtggagcagagagaggagacaggagagagggagtgggagtggagcagagagaggagacaggagagagggagtgggagtggagcagagagaggagacaggagagggggagtgggagtggagcagagagaggagacaggagagggggagtgggagtggagcagagagaggagacaggagagagggagtgggagtggagcagagagaggagacaggagagagggagtgggagtggagcagagagaggagacaggagagggggagtgggagtggagcagagagaggagacaggagagagggagtgggagtggagcagagagaggagacaggagagggggagtgggagtggagcagagagaggagacaggagagggggagtgggagtggagcagagagaggagacaggagagagggaggaaggggagtgggagtggggcaGACAGACAATGGGAGAGGAGGAGATGATGGATAcagtgagtgagagaggagaggtgaGGGAGAGGGCAGCCTGTATACTGTGGGTTAAAGGGCAACTTATAACTATTATAACAGAATGCTCTGTGGCTTTTTTAAGTATATCTTTATCCATCTGTAAATGTTCATTTAAATTCACACTTGCACATATACTGTCCCATCCCTTAAAAACGTTCTTTCACAACAGAGACCGTCTCTGAAGGCCTTGACCAATCCGAATCTCCCAGTCACGTCAGGACAGCTAAACTCCGAATCCTGATTGGCCTGCTAGCTGGGGAGCTGGTCGGGGGGGAAGACGTGGGACCCCGCTCACCCTCCGGCCTGCCCTCCATGTGTGGCATCTTCTGCGTGTCCAGGATCTCGTTGTAGCTGTAGTCGGTGACCTTCAGGACGAAGCGGCCGTCCACCACGCAGTTCCGCGACTTCAGGCGGCCGTGGACGACGTCGCGGTGGTGCAGGTATTTCATCGCCTGCATCGAgaggtgggggggtggggtggtgaGTTGCTCTGCGGGGGAACAATTCATGGTGCCCCACCCGGGATAATGGGACCGCTCAGACTGGTATAGGGCGGAGACTCTACAGGTGCAGCGGGACACCAGGGGGAACACCTGTCATGGACAATCACTGTGGACACCGCAGAGCGCTGCTATATCCAGGGCCCACCAGAGGGCGCTGCCATCACTGTGGACACCGCAGAGCGCTGCTATATCCAGGGCCCACCAGAGGGCGCTGCCTTCACTGTGGACACCACAGAGCGCTGCTATCACCAGGGCCCACCAGAGGGCGCTGCCATCACTGTGGACACCACAGAGCGCTGCTATCACCAAGACACACCAGAGGGCGCTGCCATCACTGTGGACACCAGAGTGCTGCTATCACCAAGACACACCAGAGGGCGCTACCATCACTGTGGACACCACAGAGCGCTGCTATCACCAGGGCCCACCAGAGGGCGCTGCCATCACTGTGGACACCACAGAGCGCTGCTATCACCAAGACACACCAGAGGGCGCTACCATCACTGTGGACACCACAGAGCGCTGCTATCACCAAGACACACCAGAGGGCGCTGCCATCACTGTGGACACCACAGAGCGCTGCTATCACCAGGGCCCACCAGAGGGCGTTGCCTTCAATGTGGACACCGCAGAGTGACAGGAAAGTGAGGACTGTGCACACCCTCCTTTGACACCCTCTTGCCCTTGGCCAGTCAAAGAGCCGGCGCTGTGGTACAAAGGACAAGGGCATCGTGGCTGACCCAAACCTTCACCACTCTGGCGATGCTCGACTTGCTGTGATCTGCTACCCAGGAAACCCCAGCATCTGTCCAGTCACTTTCCTGTCTCTTGTCCTTGAACCCGGCCATGAGTGGTCACCTTGATAAGGTCCAGCAGCAGGGAGGACTTGAACATCCAGTCGAGCTTCATGTCGGTGTTGTGGATGAGGTCCTCCAGGCTGCCGCGCGAGCAGTGCTCCGTCACGATGGCGAACACGCCGCAGTCGTGGAAGAAGCCCAGGAACAGGTTCAGGTTCTCATGACGAAGATCTCTCAGCTGTCACGGGAGAACATAATCACAGCCATCACTCTCACCACAATCACAGCCGTCACTCTCACCACAATCACAGTCGTCGCTCTCACCACAGTCACAGCCATCTCTCTCACCACAGTCACAGCCATCACTCTCACCACAGTCACAGCCATCTCTCTCACCACAATCACAGCCATCACTCTCACCACAGTCACAGCCATCACTCTCACCACAGTCACAGCCATCTCTCTCACCACAATCACAGCCATCTCTCTCACCACAGTCACAGCCATCACTCTCACCACAGTCACAGCCATCTCTCTCACCACAATCACAGCCATCACTCTCACCACAGTCACAGCTGTCTCTCTCACCACAGTCACAGCCGTCACTCTCACCACAGTCACAGCCGTCTCTCTCACCAGTCACAGCCGTCTCTCTCACCACAGTCACAGCCGTCACTCTCACCACAGTCACAGCCGTCTCTCTCACCACAGTCACAGCTGTCTCTCTCACCACAGTCACAGCCATCACTCTCACCACAGTCACAGCCATCACTCTCACCACAGTCACAGACATCACTCTCACCACAGTCACAGTCATCACTCTCACCACAATCACAGCCATCACTCTCACCACAGTCACAGCCATCACTCTCACCACAATCACAGACATCACTCTCACCACAGTCACAGTCATCACTCTCACCACAATCACAGCCGTCTCTCTAACCACAGTCACAGTCATCTCTCTCACCACAGTCACAGCCGTCTCTCTCACCACAGTCACAGCCATCTCTCTCACCACAATCACAGCCATCTCTCTCACCACAATCACAGCCGTCTCTCTCACCACAATCACAGCCGTCACTCTCACCACAATCACAGCCGTCACTCTCACCACAGTCACAGCCGTCTCTCTCACCACAATCACAGCCGTCTCTCTCACCACAATCACAGCCGTCACTCTCACCACAATCACAGCCGTCACTCTCACCACAGTCACAGCCGTCTCTCTCACCACAATCACAGCCGTCACTCTCACCACAATCACAGCCGTCACTCTCACCACAGTCACAGCCGTCTCTCTCACCACAATCACAGCCGTCTCTCTCACCACAATCACAGCCATCACTCTCACCACAATCACAGCCGTCGCTCTCACCACAGTCACAGTCATCACTCTCACCACAGTCACAGCCGTCACTCTCACCACAGTCACAGCCGTCACTCTCACCACAGTCACAGCCATCACTCTCACCACAGTCACAGCCATCACTCTCACCACAGTCACAGCCATCACTCTCACCACAGTCACAGCCATCACTCTCACCACAATCACAGCCATCACTCTCACCACAGTCACAGCCATCACTCTCACCACAGTCACAGCCGTCTCTCTAACCACAGTCACAGCCATCACTCTCACCACAGTCACAGCCGTCTCTCTCACCACAGTCACAGCCATCTCTCTCACCACAATCACAGCCATCACTCTCACCACAATCACAGCCATCACTCTCACCACAGTCACAGCCGTCTCTCTCACCACAATCACAGCCATCTCTCTCACCACAATCACAGCCATCACTCTCACCACAGTCACAGCCATCACTCTCACCACAGTCACAGTCATCTCTCTCACCACAGTCACAGCC is a window from the Lepisosteus oculatus isolate fLepOcu1 chromosome 3, fLepOcu1.hap2, whole genome shotgun sequence genome containing:
- the gucy2d gene encoding retinal guanylyl cyclase 1 isoform X2; translation: MIIMCMHSALIGGQEQRLLLKTAQDLRMTDGSYVFLPYDTLLYSLPYRAAPQPLLANDSALRQAYDAVLTVTMDCEERSFTDAFRAAQDTYEIRSSWHPSQVSPLFGTIYNSLLFVANAVERGRRSGRWVSGTSVAQHARGFEFDGFCQRLWVGEEGAGLQARFVVLDSDGSGSTLRPTHTLTPSTHGGSLVPTGRSMHFPGGSTPGTDSGCWFDSNTICSGGVDPVFVLLIFVLITGLAVGGVALAYFLRRRIQQSQLMKGPNKILLTLDDLVFINAQLSKKKMNEDSVTGRSLSDVKSNRTPRHSVSGRSLTAATPESSNVAIYEGDWVWLKKFPVGGKNMEIKPTTKTVFCKLRDLRHENLNLFLGFFHDCGVFAIVTEHCSRGSLEDLIHNTDMKLDWMFKSSLLLDLIKAMKYLHHRDVVHGRLKSRNCVVDGRFVLKVTDYSYNEILDTQKMPHMEGRPEDLFWTAPELLRDSSLERKGTFRGDVYSFSIIMQEVICRSTPYCMLDMPSEEIIKKVRRPPPLCRPSVSVDQAPMECIQIMKQCWSEQPERRPNFEQIFDQFKNINKGKKTNIIDSMLRMLEQYSSNLEDLIRERTEELEVEKQKTDRLLTQMLPPSVANALKTGTPVEPEYFNEVTLYFSDIVGFTTISALSEPIEVVDLLNDLYTLFDAIIGSHDVYKVETIGDAYMVASGVPNRNGNRHAAEISNMSLDILHCIGAFRMRHMPDVKVKIRIGLHSGPCVAGVVGLTMPRYCLFGDTVNTASRMESTGLPYRIHVNQSTVSILQSLEMGYRLEVRGKTELKGKGVEYTYWLVGREGFTKPLPIPPDIVPGASNHGISLDEIPADRKQKFIDRQKNMK